One stretch of Deinococcus carri DNA includes these proteins:
- a CDS encoding RNHCP domain-containing protein codes for MARRFTVQGTNNAFTCAHCGAAVQPLQNGSVRNHCPACLHSLHVDVQPGDRACDCHGVMVPVGVEQSSKKGWIILHRCRKCGFTGRNKAALDDPTQPDSWDALIDLSRGRRE; via the coding sequence ATGGCGCGGCGCTTCACGGTGCAGGGCACCAACAACGCCTTTACCTGCGCCCACTGCGGCGCGGCGGTCCAGCCGCTTCAGAACGGCTCGGTGCGCAACCACTGCCCCGCCTGCCTGCACTCCCTGCATGTGGACGTGCAGCCCGGCGACCGCGCCTGCGACTGCCACGGCGTGATGGTGCCGGTTGGTGTGGAACAGAGCAGCAAGAAGGGCTGGATCATCCTCCACCGCTGCCGCAAGTGTGGTTTCACCGGCCGCAACAAGGCCGCCCTCGACGACCCCACGCAGCCCGACAGTTGGGATGCCCTGATTGACCTCAGCCGCGGGCGGCGCGAGTAA